From Vigna unguiculata cultivar IT97K-499-35 chromosome 5, ASM411807v1, whole genome shotgun sequence, the proteins below share one genomic window:
- the LOC114185951 gene encoding protein SRG1-like isoform X2 codes for METLFNKSGTSVLVPSVQELSKESVSNVPQRYFQPQHRQQKLLISQQSHATLQIPVIDMHNLLSQESGSSELPKLHLACKEWGFFQIINHGVSSSLVDKIKLDIKEFFNLPMSEKKKFWQTSGNMEGFGQLFVVSEDQKLDWNDMFYMTTLPTKSRMPHLFPQLPLPFRENLELYSQKMKDLAMIIIGQMGKALEIEEREMRELFEDGTQRMRMNYYPPFPQPEKVIGFTNHSDASTLTILLHVNQVEGLQIRKDGMWIPVKPLLNAFVVNVGDIMEVIYMIIMVTQWRLLQMEPIEVLSIE; via the exons ATGGAAACGTTGTTCAACAAATCAGGGACTTCAGTCTTGGTACCATCAGTTCAAGAGTTGTCTAAGGAGAGTGTATCTAATGTTCCACAGAGATACTTTCAGCCTCAACATCGACAACAAAAGCTCCTCATCTCTCAACAATCTCATGCCACCCTTCAGATTCCTGTTATTGACATGCACAATTTGCTTTCTCAAGAATCTGGGAGTTCGGAATTGCCCAAGCTTCACCTTGCTTGCAAAGAATGGGGATTCTTCCAG attataaacCATGGCGTGAGCTCTTCTTTGGTGGACAAAATAAAGTTGGATATTAAGGAATTCTTCAACCTTCCAATGTCAGAGAAGAAAAAGTTTTGGCAGACTTCAGGGAATATGGAGGGTTTTGGGCAATTATTTGTTGTGAGTGAAGATCAAAAACTTGATTGGAATGATATGTTCTACATGACCACCCTTCCTACCAAATCCAGAATGCCCCACTTATTTCCACAACTCCCTCTTCCTTTCAG AGAGAATCTAGAGCTATACtcacaaaaaatgaaagatctGGCGATGATCATAATTGGGCAAATGGGAAAAGCTTTGGAGATAGAAGAAAGGGAAATGAGAGAATTATTTGAAGATGGAACACAGAGGATGAGGATGAACTATTACCCGCCATTTCCTCAACCAGAAAAAGTCATTGGTTTCACAAATCATTCAGATGCATCAACTCTAACTATCCTCTTACATGTCAATCAAGTGGAAGGGTTGCAGATAAGAAAAGATGGCATGTGGATTCCTGTTAAACCCTTACTTAATGCCTTTGTTGTCAATGTTGGTGACATAATGGAGGTAATATATATGATCATAATGGTGACACAATGGAG ATTATTACAAATGGAACCTATCGAAGTGTTGAGCATCGAGTAA
- the LOC114185951 gene encoding protein SRG1-like isoform X1 produces the protein METLFNKSGTSVLVPSVQELSKESVSNVPQRYFQPQHRQQKLLISQQSHATLQIPVIDMHNLLSQESGSSELPKLHLACKEWGFFQIINHGVSSSLVDKIKLDIKEFFNLPMSEKKKFWQTSGNMEGFGQLFVVSEDQKLDWNDMFYMTTLPTKSRMPHLFPQLPLPFRENLELYSQKMKDLAMIIIGQMGKALEIEEREMRELFEDGTQRMRMNYYPPFPQPEKVIGFTNHSDASTLTILLHVNQVEGLQIRKDGMWIPVKPLLNAFVVNVGDIMEIITNGTYRSVEHRVTVNSEMERISFATFYSPREDAVIGPSPCLITDQTPSQFRSIRVNQYFKEYFARKLEGKSNRDNMRIEHPN, from the exons ATGGAAACGTTGTTCAACAAATCAGGGACTTCAGTCTTGGTACCATCAGTTCAAGAGTTGTCTAAGGAGAGTGTATCTAATGTTCCACAGAGATACTTTCAGCCTCAACATCGACAACAAAAGCTCCTCATCTCTCAACAATCTCATGCCACCCTTCAGATTCCTGTTATTGACATGCACAATTTGCTTTCTCAAGAATCTGGGAGTTCGGAATTGCCCAAGCTTCACCTTGCTTGCAAAGAATGGGGATTCTTCCAG attataaacCATGGCGTGAGCTCTTCTTTGGTGGACAAAATAAAGTTGGATATTAAGGAATTCTTCAACCTTCCAATGTCAGAGAAGAAAAAGTTTTGGCAGACTTCAGGGAATATGGAGGGTTTTGGGCAATTATTTGTTGTGAGTGAAGATCAAAAACTTGATTGGAATGATATGTTCTACATGACCACCCTTCCTACCAAATCCAGAATGCCCCACTTATTTCCACAACTCCCTCTTCCTTTCAG AGAGAATCTAGAGCTATACtcacaaaaaatgaaagatctGGCGATGATCATAATTGGGCAAATGGGAAAAGCTTTGGAGATAGAAGAAAGGGAAATGAGAGAATTATTTGAAGATGGAACACAGAGGATGAGGATGAACTATTACCCGCCATTTCCTCAACCAGAAAAAGTCATTGGTTTCACAAATCATTCAGATGCATCAACTCTAACTATCCTCTTACATGTCAATCAAGTGGAAGGGTTGCAGATAAGAAAAGATGGCATGTGGATTCCTGTTAAACCCTTACTTAATGCCTTTGTTGTCAATGTTGGTGACATAATGGAG ATTATTACAAATGGAACCTATCGAAGTGTTGAGCATCGAGTAACAGTGAATTCTGAGATGGAAAGAATTTCATTTGCAACATTCTATAGCCCTAGAGAAGATGCTGTCATAGGTCCTTCGCCATGTTTGATCACCGATCAAACACCATCACAGTTCAGGAGCATCAGAGtgaatcaatattttaaagagTATTTTGCTCGGAAACTTGAAGGAAAGTCTAACAGAGACAACATGAGAATAGAGCATCCTAAttga